A part of Myxococcus landrumus genomic DNA contains:
- a CDS encoding nucleotidyl transferase AbiEii/AbiGii toxin family protein, protein MTKPDDPKYPRQWLPKGFEQDARRTNVFDPALKQYGAAYIKAAPRFDDVEEEAAFRAARSRLLRKSLLGIGRASVADRLVVRGSIALELWYGPRARPAKDIDLVITPETFGPTSSEGQRVISELRQAVAGALREEGICVEPEAIPADDIWTYDRVEGRRLSFPWTWRGHLRDTVQVDIVFNERMCDAPVPLTVEGVALRGTSPAESLASKLLWLTNDWYPQGKDLFDAVLLAEDVRLPAELLRRVFAEKHGHWKDLFLTGEFALDSEVDWENFALENPALARGSAAEHWMRLKRALLRGSTTLA, encoded by the coding sequence ATGACCAAACCCGATGACCCCAAATACCCCCGCCAGTGGCTTCCCAAGGGCTTTGAACAAGATGCGCGGCGAACGAACGTATTCGACCCGGCGCTGAAGCAGTACGGAGCCGCGTACATCAAGGCCGCTCCACGCTTCGATGATGTCGAGGAGGAAGCCGCCTTCCGGGCCGCGCGCTCCAGACTCCTGCGGAAGTCCCTGTTGGGCATCGGGCGCGCGAGCGTGGCGGACCGGCTCGTGGTGCGCGGCAGCATCGCCCTGGAGCTCTGGTATGGCCCGCGCGCCCGGCCCGCGAAGGACATCGACCTGGTCATCACCCCGGAGACCTTCGGCCCCACGTCGAGCGAGGGCCAACGGGTCATCTCCGAGCTGCGCCAGGCCGTGGCTGGAGCCCTGCGAGAGGAAGGCATCTGCGTGGAGCCCGAGGCCATTCCCGCTGACGACATCTGGACCTACGACCGGGTCGAGGGCCGCCGACTGAGCTTCCCCTGGACGTGGCGAGGACACCTCCGGGACACGGTCCAGGTCGACATCGTCTTCAACGAGCGGATGTGCGACGCCCCTGTCCCGCTGACGGTCGAGGGCGTCGCGCTGCGCGGCACCTCTCCCGCCGAGTCGCTCGCCTCGAAGCTGCTGTGGCTCACCAATGACTGGTATCCCCAAGGCAAGGACCTCTTCGACGCGGTCCTGCTCGCGGAGGACGTGCGCCTGCCGGCGGAGTTGCTCCGCCGCGTCTTCGCGGAGAAGCACGGCCACTGGAAAGACCTCTTTCTCACGGGAGAGTTCGCCCTCGACAGCGAGGTGGACTGGGAGAACTTCGCCCTCGAGAACCCCGCCCTCGCGCGCGGCAGCGCCGCGGAGCATTGGATGCGGTTGAAGCGCGCCCTGCTTCGGGGCTCGACGACCCTGGCTTGA
- a CDS encoding GNAT family N-acetyltransferase codes for MSLDIDVQELTPDQWPALEKLFGKNGACSGCWCMFWRMEEGERFHDVKGASAKQRLKVLVEQGRAQGLLAYVEGEPVGWLTFGPRRSFPRLDRAPSLQCDDADDVWSLPCFFIHKDFRGQGVATVMLKSVMDTLRQRGVSTLEGYPMKPPAGTTRLSNASAYTGTVPFFEKQGFKLVAERPQGKQRVRKSLAPRRSMRKRS; via the coding sequence ATGTCTCTCGACATCGACGTCCAGGAGTTGACGCCCGACCAGTGGCCCGCGCTCGAGAAGCTGTTCGGAAAGAACGGCGCCTGCTCGGGCTGCTGGTGCATGTTCTGGCGAATGGAGGAGGGCGAGCGCTTCCACGATGTGAAGGGGGCGTCCGCGAAGCAGCGGCTGAAGGTGCTGGTGGAGCAGGGGCGGGCGCAGGGACTCCTGGCCTATGTGGAAGGCGAGCCCGTGGGCTGGCTCACCTTCGGTCCGCGCCGGAGCTTTCCCCGCCTGGACCGGGCGCCCAGCCTCCAGTGTGACGACGCGGACGACGTCTGGTCCCTGCCCTGCTTCTTCATCCACAAGGACTTCCGAGGCCAGGGCGTCGCCACGGTGATGTTGAAGTCCGTGATGGACACCTTGCGCCAGCGCGGGGTGAGCACGCTCGAGGGATATCCGATGAAGCCCCCCGCGGGGACGACGCGTCTCTCCAACGCGTCCGCGTACACGGGGACCGTGCCGTTCTTCGAGAAGCAGGGCTTCAAGCTCGTCGCCGAGCGCCCCCAGGGAAAGCAGCGCGTGCGAAAGTCGCTCGCGCCGCGCCGCTCCATGAGGAAGAGGAGTTGA
- a CDS encoding SMI1/KNR4 family protein: MSKYYAKLKPPKGLTAPPLLTRFARWVAKQEAGDFGAFELATSKVPGDLRDAWCFLALPEGSLLALVSTVTPQPVVLFDSESDVLKVVAPSLEAFLLALGAGKTRLSDLDEGDEREALREWLAKEKVKAPKPAKFNVKAYQRDAAPAPVESEGVKKLAPLPRGLVSLLGRSVKDEKLPAALKKLKLPTKPLKAGGALKDKKRGITVHIGRGGVISEVHLGEKYDGPLAFKLPQGVNDFTAKKFLGKPTGVLKKKDGGPVWEKVLDAERGIYFSRSRGHFDWWSEHRFFLKK, from the coding sequence ATGAGCAAGTACTACGCGAAGCTGAAGCCACCCAAGGGACTGACTGCCCCACCGTTGCTCACCCGTTTCGCCCGGTGGGTCGCGAAGCAGGAGGCGGGTGACTTTGGCGCATTCGAGCTCGCGACCTCGAAGGTGCCTGGCGACCTGCGGGATGCGTGGTGCTTCCTCGCGCTGCCCGAGGGCTCGCTCCTCGCGCTCGTCTCCACCGTGACGCCGCAGCCGGTCGTGCTGTTCGATTCGGAATCGGATGTGCTGAAGGTCGTCGCCCCGAGCCTCGAGGCGTTCCTGCTCGCGCTCGGCGCGGGCAAGACGCGCTTGAGCGACTTGGACGAGGGCGATGAGCGCGAGGCGCTGCGCGAGTGGCTGGCGAAGGAGAAGGTCAAGGCGCCGAAGCCCGCGAAGTTCAACGTGAAGGCGTACCAGCGTGATGCCGCGCCCGCTCCGGTGGAGAGCGAAGGCGTGAAGAAGCTGGCCCCGCTTCCGCGAGGCCTGGTGTCGCTGCTCGGCAGGTCGGTGAAGGACGAGAAGCTCCCCGCGGCGCTGAAGAAGCTGAAGCTGCCGACGAAGCCGCTGAAGGCTGGCGGTGCGCTCAAGGACAAGAAGCGTGGCATCACCGTCCACATCGGTCGTGGCGGCGTGATTTCCGAGGTGCACCTGGGCGAGAAGTACGACGGCCCCCTCGCGTTCAAGCTGCCGCAGGGGGTGAACGACTTCACCGCGAAGAAGTTCCTCGGCAAGCCGACGGGGGTGCTCAAGAAGAAGGACGGCGGCCCGGTCTGGGAGAAGGTGCTCGATGCCGAACGAGGCATCTACTTCTCACGAAGCCGCGGTCACTTCGACTGGTGGTCGGAGCACCGGTTCTTCCTCAAGAAGTGA
- a CDS encoding retropepsin-like aspartic protease, translating to MRFLIPVLMALSLLLLPTASKADALESLVARHLAWRGGEAFARLESIHSKGKSTIGGLHGPIESWSHREGRTRMEADYGVMRDAMAVTAEGGWKVNPSGQVEDASPTDARDARHRVALDFGTALRGGAGAKLAAQPDEQRDGRAWKVVRVTFGDEDLYDLFLDDADGALHGLRIREDNVTRFVRLGDWRQVQGVRMPFLEEEFTDNVDSDSRTVVEALEVNVPLAPEVFARPEDTRKATFAKGRRSTGFMPFEFFNENRVYIPAQVNGRATPVLLDSGAAMTVVDAAYARELGLKVQGQIAAVGSGGQAQAQFASGVDITLGDLRLTGLTVVVIDLAEVARQIGHPLPVILGKEAFNQLVVDVDFPNRRIAFHESASFKAPPRAVRLPLVESAGGQRAVQLSIEGRPAVPVLFDVGNGGALSLFPAYWQQADLLKGRRSSKTLSGAVGGLRERDVAILKSIEFAGVTLRNVPTVFDDAGNSISTSDRLAGNVGLAVLARFRMITDYATDTLMLVPDARALRQPFRRDRSGLIAIPSEGRLVVKMVAPGSPAAATGWTQGDEIVAVDGKAIAPDYSSTNLAQWRYRAAGQTVVLTLKDGSKRRLTLSDYY from the coding sequence GTGAGATTTCTCATCCCCGTCTTGATGGCCCTGTCACTCCTCCTCCTTCCCACCGCGTCCAAGGCGGACGCGCTGGAGTCCCTGGTCGCGCGCCATCTCGCATGGCGGGGCGGGGAGGCCTTCGCGCGCCTGGAGAGCATCCACAGCAAGGGGAAGTCCACGATAGGTGGGCTCCACGGGCCCATCGAAAGCTGGAGCCATCGCGAGGGCCGGACCCGCATGGAGGCCGACTATGGGGTGATGCGTGACGCGATGGCCGTCACCGCCGAGGGCGGCTGGAAGGTGAACCCCAGCGGCCAGGTCGAGGATGCGTCGCCCACGGATGCGCGTGATGCGCGGCACCGGGTGGCGCTGGACTTCGGGACGGCCCTGCGAGGGGGCGCTGGCGCGAAGCTCGCCGCGCAACCCGATGAGCAGCGTGACGGCCGCGCCTGGAAAGTAGTGCGAGTCACCTTCGGCGACGAGGACCTCTATGACCTGTTCCTCGACGATGCCGACGGGGCCCTCCATGGACTTCGCATCCGGGAGGACAACGTCACGCGCTTCGTGCGGCTGGGGGACTGGCGTCAGGTGCAGGGGGTCCGCATGCCCTTCCTGGAGGAGGAGTTCACCGACAACGTGGACTCCGACTCGCGGACGGTGGTGGAGGCGCTGGAGGTGAACGTCCCCCTCGCGCCCGAGGTCTTCGCGCGCCCCGAGGACACCCGCAAGGCGACGTTCGCGAAGGGTCGCCGCAGCACCGGCTTCATGCCCTTTGAGTTCTTCAACGAGAACCGCGTCTACATCCCGGCGCAGGTGAACGGCCGCGCGACGCCCGTGCTGCTGGACAGCGGCGCGGCGATGACGGTGGTCGACGCGGCCTATGCCCGTGAGCTGGGGCTGAAGGTGCAGGGACAGATTGCCGCGGTCGGCAGCGGTGGACAGGCGCAGGCCCAGTTCGCGAGCGGCGTGGACATCACGCTGGGCGACCTGCGGCTGACGGGATTGACGGTCGTCGTCATCGACCTGGCCGAGGTCGCGCGACAGATTGGACACCCGCTGCCCGTCATCCTGGGCAAGGAGGCCTTCAACCAGCTCGTCGTGGACGTGGACTTCCCCAACCGGCGCATCGCCTTCCACGAGTCCGCGAGCTTCAAGGCCCCGCCGCGCGCGGTGCGCCTCCCGCTGGTCGAGTCCGCGGGCGGGCAGCGCGCGGTCCAGCTCTCCATCGAAGGCCGGCCCGCCGTCCCGGTGTTGTTCGACGTGGGCAATGGCGGGGCGCTCTCGCTCTTCCCCGCGTACTGGCAGCAGGCCGACCTGCTCAAGGGCCGCCGCAGCTCCAAGACGCTGTCCGGCGCCGTGGGCGGACTCCGTGAGCGAGACGTGGCCATCTTGAAGAGCATCGAGTTCGCGGGCGTCACGTTGCGGAACGTGCCCACGGTGTTCGACGACGCGGGCAACAGCATCTCCACCTCGGACCGGCTCGCTGGCAACGTCGGGCTCGCCGTCCTCGCTCGCTTCCGGATGATCACCGACTATGCGACCGACACGCTGATGCTGGTCCCGGATGCCCGCGCGCTGCGGCAGCCGTTCCGCAGGGACCGGTCCGGGCTGATTGCCATCCCTTCCGAGGGCCGGCTCGTGGTGAAGATGGTGGCCCCGGGCAGCCCCGCCGCCGCCACGGGCTGGACGCAGGGGGACGAAATCGTCGCCGTTGATGGAAAGGCCATCGCGCCCGACTACTCGAGCACGAACCTCGCGCAGTGGCGGTATCGCGCCGCCGGACAGACGGTGGTGCTCACGTTGAAGGATGGCAGCAAGCGCCGGCTCACCCTGAGCGACTACTACTAG
- a CDS encoding TrmB family transcriptional regulator: MDADEGLVALGFTEVEARVYCELLKSAPATGYRLAQALGKAPPSIYQALASLEHKGAVLVEEGEPRSFRPVPPDEVLAALQRGFETRSREAADALRKLHAPAQDDRIYHLKSTAQVMERARAMIAGATEQLLFDLFPPPFDALSPVLVQASGRGISIAGLVYDETPKMPFDCVRSPDAAFVRERWPGAQLTLVVDAREFLVALLTPDGTGVKQAIWSDSGYLACLQHSGLSAEVRLSAPPSARARLAKSSSLIGSSPPGLRLLVGKPPSSSKRGDTP; encoded by the coding sequence ATGGACGCGGATGAAGGGCTCGTGGCCCTGGGATTCACCGAGGTCGAGGCGCGGGTGTACTGCGAGCTGTTGAAGAGTGCGCCCGCCACCGGGTATCGGCTCGCCCAGGCGCTCGGGAAGGCGCCTCCGAGCATCTACCAGGCGCTCGCCTCGCTCGAGCACAAGGGCGCGGTGCTTGTCGAGGAGGGCGAGCCGCGCTCCTTCCGGCCTGTTCCTCCGGACGAGGTCCTCGCCGCGCTCCAACGAGGCTTCGAGACTCGGAGCCGCGAGGCCGCGGACGCGCTGCGAAAGCTCCACGCTCCGGCGCAGGACGACCGCATCTACCATCTCAAGAGCACCGCGCAGGTGATGGAGCGCGCCCGCGCGATGATTGCCGGCGCCACCGAGCAGTTGCTCTTCGACCTGTTCCCGCCTCCGTTCGATGCCCTGTCCCCCGTGCTCGTCCAGGCGAGTGGGCGTGGCATCTCCATCGCGGGGCTCGTCTACGACGAGACGCCCAAGATGCCCTTCGACTGCGTGCGCTCGCCCGACGCGGCGTTCGTGCGGGAGCGCTGGCCGGGCGCACAGCTCACGCTCGTGGTCGATGCCCGCGAGTTCCTGGTGGCGCTGCTCACGCCCGATGGCACGGGCGTCAAGCAGGCCATCTGGAGCGACAGCGGCTATCTCGCCTGCTTGCAGCACAGCGGGCTGTCCGCGGAGGTTCGGCTGAGTGCACCTCCCTCCGCGCGTGCACGGCTGGCGAAGTCCAGTTCCCTCATCGGCTCCAGCCCACCAGGCCTGCGCCTTCTCGTGGGGAAGCCCCCTTCTTCTTCAAAGCGTGGAGATACCCCGTGA
- a CDS encoding GlxA family transcriptional regulator, with protein sequence MTDTPGFLPVSGGLRTVLFVAFPDMGLLDLTGPQTVFWAASKALEERGTPGYLRHTVSLEGGLVRTAEGVALQTERLSAFASVPVDTLVVPGSPGIEHVLARLKPLTAWLRRKAPKVRRTASVCSGTFLLAQAGLLHDKRAATHWAMCDLLRERFPSIQVDRDALFVRDGSVWTSAGVSAGIDLSLALVEADHGHDVAMSVARELVVFLKRPGGQSQFSELLKSQTKNGAPFDELHLWISDNLGSDDLTVELLAERARMSPRNFARVYKQRTGRTPAKAVEVLRLEAARRMLEDSKRNVDQVARLCGFGSEERMRVTFQRHLSVSPRDYRKRFATRGG encoded by the coding sequence ATGACAGATACCCCGGGATTCCTGCCAGTGTCGGGTGGGCTGCGCACGGTCCTTTTCGTCGCCTTTCCCGACATGGGATTGCTGGACCTGACGGGGCCGCAGACCGTGTTCTGGGCCGCGTCCAAGGCCCTGGAGGAGCGCGGGACGCCGGGGTACCTCCGGCACACGGTGAGCCTGGAGGGTGGGCTGGTGCGGACGGCGGAAGGCGTCGCGCTCCAGACGGAGCGACTCTCCGCGTTCGCGAGCGTCCCCGTCGACACCCTCGTCGTTCCGGGTTCCCCGGGCATCGAGCACGTGCTCGCCCGCTTGAAGCCGCTGACGGCGTGGCTGCGACGGAAGGCCCCGAAGGTTCGCCGCACCGCCTCGGTCTGCAGCGGCACCTTCCTCCTGGCCCAGGCCGGACTGCTTCACGACAAGCGCGCGGCGACACACTGGGCCATGTGCGACCTGCTGCGTGAGCGCTTTCCTTCCATCCAGGTCGACCGCGACGCGCTCTTCGTCCGTGACGGTTCCGTGTGGACCTCGGCGGGCGTCAGCGCGGGCATCGACCTCTCGCTCGCGCTGGTGGAGGCGGACCATGGGCATGACGTGGCCATGAGCGTGGCCAGGGAGCTGGTCGTCTTCCTGAAGCGTCCCGGTGGGCAGTCGCAGTTCAGCGAGCTGCTGAAGTCGCAGACGAAGAACGGCGCTCCCTTCGATGAGCTGCACCTGTGGATTTCGGACAACCTGGGCAGCGACGACCTCACCGTGGAGTTGCTGGCGGAACGCGCCCGCATGAGCCCGCGCAACTTCGCGCGCGTCTACAAGCAGAGGACCGGCCGCACGCCGGCGAAGGCCGTCGAGGTGCTGAGGCTCGAGGCCGCCAGGCGGATGCTGGAGGACTCGAAGCGCAATGTGGACCAGGTTGCCCGCCTGTGCGGCTTCGGGAGCGAGGAGCGGATGCGGGTGACCTTCCAGCGCCACCTGTCCGTCTCACCGCGGGACTATCGGAAGCGTTTCGCGACGCGCGGTGGGTAA
- a CDS encoding SDR family oxidoreductase produces the protein MKMVVIGGTGLIGTKVVTKLRGQGHEVVAAAPSTGVNALTGEGLDEALAGAQVVVDVANSPSFEDQAVLKFFETSGRNLLAAEAKAGVKHHVALSVVGTERLLGSGYFRGKMAQEKLITAGRIPYTLVRATQFFEFMGGIAKAGTEGDTVRVSTALMQPISSDDVSDAVVEAALGAPVQGIIEVAGPERMRVADVVQRYMNAKQDGRKVIADAHALYFGVELDDQSLTPGDQARMGPTRFEEWLRRSAT, from the coding sequence ATGAAGATGGTCGTCATCGGTGGCACGGGTCTCATCGGAACCAAGGTCGTGACGAAGCTTCGCGGACAGGGCCACGAGGTGGTCGCGGCGGCGCCGAGCACGGGAGTCAACGCGCTCACGGGCGAAGGGCTCGACGAGGCGCTTGCGGGCGCGCAGGTGGTCGTCGACGTGGCGAACTCGCCGTCGTTCGAGGACCAGGCCGTGCTGAAGTTCTTCGAGACCTCGGGGCGCAACCTCCTCGCGGCGGAAGCGAAGGCCGGCGTGAAGCACCACGTCGCGCTGTCGGTGGTCGGCACCGAGCGGCTTCTGGGCAGCGGCTACTTCCGCGGGAAGATGGCGCAGGAGAAGCTCATCACGGCCGGAAGGATTCCGTACACCCTGGTGCGCGCGACGCAGTTCTTCGAGTTCATGGGCGGCATCGCGAAGGCGGGGACGGAAGGCGACACGGTGCGTGTCTCCACGGCGCTCATGCAGCCCATCTCGTCGGATGACGTGTCGGACGCGGTGGTGGAAGCGGCGCTGGGCGCGCCGGTCCAGGGCATCATCGAGGTGGCCGGGCCGGAGCGGATGCGCGTCGCCGACGTGGTCCAGCGGTACATGAACGCGAAGCAGGACGGACGCAAGGTCATCGCCGATGCCCACGCGCTCTACTTCGGCGTGGAGCTGGACGACCAGTCCCTCACGCCAGGCGACCAGGCGCGGATGGGACCGACGCGGTTCGAGGAGTGGCTCCGCCGCTCCGCGACGTAG
- a CDS encoding DUF4291 domain-containing protein: MSTAREIRADFDRTSIVMYQAYPDAIADVAVKAQKFGPPFSVGRMTWIKPSFLWLMHRSNWGSKSGQERTLAVRIRRSGWEEALGSAVLTSYEPKAHGSPEAWRKAFSVSPVHVQWDPERTLRGAGLPHDSIQVGLGRAIIQRFVDDWIVSITDLTPLVRKLRKHLDDGRADQAMRLLPKEAVLPVPTELMRPLGM, encoded by the coding sequence GTGAGCACCGCCCGAGAAATCCGCGCCGACTTCGACCGGACGTCCATCGTGATGTACCAGGCCTATCCGGATGCCATCGCGGACGTGGCGGTGAAGGCGCAGAAGTTCGGCCCTCCCTTTTCGGTGGGCCGGATGACGTGGATCAAACCCAGCTTCCTGTGGCTGATGCATCGCTCCAACTGGGGGAGCAAGAGCGGGCAGGAGCGGACGCTCGCGGTGCGAATCCGGCGAAGTGGCTGGGAGGAGGCGCTCGGCTCCGCGGTCCTCACGAGCTACGAGCCCAAGGCCCATGGCTCTCCAGAAGCCTGGCGCAAGGCGTTCTCCGTCTCACCCGTCCACGTCCAGTGGGACCCGGAGCGCACCCTGAGGGGCGCGGGACTGCCACATGACAGCATCCAGGTAGGACTGGGGCGAGCCATCATCCAGCGCTTCGTCGATGACTGGATTGTCTCCATCACCGACCTGACGCCGCTGGTGCGCAAACTGCGCAAGCACCTGGACGACGGACGCGCGGACCAGGCCATGCGCCTGCTGCCGAAAGAGGCCGTCCTCCCAGTGCCGACCGAGCTGATGCGCCCACTGGGAATGTGA
- a CDS encoding Imm30 family immunity protein, protein MELLRELESYARLSTPLEVEGFSRVLGDMARSKDRTYLPAMLSYLDDDAESGDVMKVIIGMAESFGTEDYVSAVIGMIAVLREQASDWLEVIHWRIFSSDEHTKAYRAALLGHGDAVVRAFLEDFFKANPEKKERYDGIPP, encoded by the coding sequence GTGGAGCTGCTCAGAGAGCTGGAGTCCTACGCGAGGTTGAGTACGCCCTTGGAGGTCGAGGGATTCTCGCGCGTCCTGGGCGACATGGCGCGGAGCAAGGACCGGACCTACCTCCCCGCGATGCTGTCGTATCTCGATGATGACGCCGAATCGGGCGACGTGATGAAGGTCATCATCGGCATGGCGGAATCGTTTGGCACCGAGGACTACGTTTCAGCGGTCATCGGGATGATCGCCGTCCTGAGAGAGCAGGCTTCGGATTGGCTGGAGGTCATCCACTGGCGCATCTTCAGCTCCGACGAACACACGAAGGCCTATCGGGCCGCCCTGCTCGGGCATGGGGACGCGGTCGTCCGTGCCTTCCTTGAAGACTTCTTCAAGGCGAACCCCGAGAAGAAGGAGCGGTACGATGGCATCCCTCCCTGA
- a CDS encoding class I SAM-dependent methyltransferase — MGITMSPQEYATAFRLLAATARHPENIARVVEERMLPGLAPRPSLLDVGAGSGKVAQRLAPHFGSLTLLEPNREQISGLKLDQAKVLIEPFERYDAPEKHELVLCSHVLYHVPLSDWGAFIDRLLSFVRPGGYCLLIMAAGRGPTFDLCRDFADTLNFGALLLDTVRGKQLPHEVLPTMSGFAARTFEEMYTLCRFFVLEGCFTAEQLAAMDADAARELDRKLRLHAERCLGPDGVYRLEQDEDMILIPCP, encoded by the coding sequence ATGGGAATCACGATGTCACCGCAGGAGTACGCCACGGCCTTTCGCCTGCTGGCGGCCACCGCTCGCCATCCCGAGAACATCGCGCGAGTCGTCGAGGAGCGGATGCTTCCAGGGCTCGCGCCCCGCCCCTCCCTGCTGGACGTGGGCGCCGGGTCCGGCAAGGTCGCCCAGCGGCTCGCGCCACACTTTGGCTCCCTCACGCTGCTCGAACCCAATCGCGAGCAGATCTCCGGACTGAAGCTCGACCAGGCCAAGGTCCTCATCGAGCCCTTCGAGCGCTACGACGCCCCGGAGAAGCACGAGCTCGTCCTGTGCTCACACGTCCTGTACCACGTGCCCCTCTCCGACTGGGGTGCGTTCATCGACAGGCTGCTGTCGTTCGTTCGCCCCGGCGGGTATTGCCTGCTCATCATGGCCGCCGGGCGCGGCCCCACGTTCGACCTGTGCCGCGACTTCGCGGACACCCTCAACTTTGGAGCGCTGCTGCTGGACACCGTGCGAGGCAAGCAACTGCCGCACGAGGTGCTCCCCACGATGAGTGGCTTCGCCGCTCGGACCTTCGAGGAGATGTACACGCTCTGCCGCTTCTTCGTGCTCGAGGGCTGCTTCACCGCGGAGCAGCTCGCGGCCATGGATGCGGATGCGGCGCGAGAGCTCGACAGGAAGCTTCGCCTGCATGCCGAGCGCTGCCTCGGCCCCGATGGCGTCTACCGCCTGGAGCAGGACGAGGACATGATCCTCATCCCGTGCCCCTGA
- a CDS encoding Vgb family protein, with protein sequence MTRTPSFTFHEYPICDDGCGPYDIAMGADGALWLTLIHHGQIGRLTPTGHITRFSVEGAKGLSRIISGPDGALWFTEFKSHRVGRMTLDGRVSSFPIPGEGGPYGITGGPDGALWFTLLNNDRIGRLAPDGELREYPLPTQGGYPSAIVTGPDGALWFTLNQTNALGRMTLDGTVTLFPLPTPSAAPVGATAGPDAIWFVEIIAGQIGRMAMDGTVTEFPLPHRDAKPHAIVAGMDGTFWFTEWGGNRVGRITGTGAIQLYDLPTPASEPHGLTLGPDGAIWIALEKGRVARLEPLRQ encoded by the coding sequence ATGACACGAACCCCGTCATTCACTTTTCACGAGTACCCCATCTGCGACGACGGCTGTGGTCCCTACGACATCGCGATGGGGGCGGACGGGGCCCTCTGGTTGACACTCATCCACCACGGCCAGATTGGTCGACTGACGCCGACCGGGCACATCACGCGTTTTTCCGTCGAAGGTGCGAAGGGCCTCTCGCGAATCATCTCCGGCCCTGACGGCGCGTTGTGGTTCACCGAGTTCAAGAGCCACCGCGTCGGACGCATGACCCTGGATGGGAGGGTGAGCAGCTTCCCCATCCCCGGTGAGGGCGGTCCTTACGGAATCACTGGAGGCCCGGACGGCGCTCTCTGGTTCACCCTGCTGAACAACGACCGCATCGGCAGACTCGCTCCCGACGGAGAGCTCCGCGAGTATCCTCTCCCCACCCAGGGTGGATATCCGTCCGCCATCGTCACAGGCCCGGACGGCGCACTCTGGTTCACTCTCAACCAGACGAATGCCCTCGGCAGGATGACCCTGGATGGCACCGTCACCCTCTTCCCGCTCCCGACGCCCAGCGCGGCGCCCGTCGGCGCGACCGCCGGACCGGATGCCATCTGGTTCGTCGAGATCATCGCGGGCCAGATTGGCCGCATGGCCATGGACGGAACAGTGACGGAGTTTCCTCTGCCTCATCGCGATGCGAAGCCCCACGCCATCGTGGCTGGCATGGATGGGACGTTCTGGTTCACCGAATGGGGCGGCAACCGCGTTGGCCGCATCACCGGAACCGGAGCGATTCAGTTGTATGACCTTCCGACGCCCGCCTCCGAGCCGCACGGCCTGACCCTGGGCCCCGATGGCGCGATCTGGATTGCCTTGGAGAAGGGTCGAGTAGCCCGCTTGGAGCCGCTGCGTCAATGA